One Camelina sativa cultivar DH55 chromosome 3, Cs, whole genome shotgun sequence genomic window carries:
- the LOC104779251 gene encoding uncharacterized protein LOC104779251 yields MPLVDHNHQRELANYHQQEQRQHDTRWENRFRVDLPEFHGGIRGDQLLDWLLAVEEIIDFKGVPDDRQVALVATKFRGHAASWWQQTKATRAHSGKAPIRYWEKLKKALKATFLPHNYDRLQYTKFQNLKQGPRSVDDYAKDFYLMLTRIKTYDTPVQLGSRFIGGLRAQLQNALIPFYPTTVAEAHRRAASFEQQQNLFLGTPLLPVCVHLTNKSRRYSVRISQSQNRAPL; encoded by the coding sequence ATGCCTTTGGTCGATCACAATCATCAACGTGAGTTAGCTAACTACCATCAACAAGAACAACGACAACATGATACACGATGGGAAAACAGGTTTCGTGTTGACCTTCCGGAGTTTCACGGTGGCATCCGAGGTGATCAATTGCTGGATTGGTTACTTGCCGTGGAAgaaataattgattttaaagGCGTTCCTGATGATCGTCAAGTCGCGTTAGTCGCAACCAAGTTTCGAGGACATGCTGCTTCTTGGTGGCAACAAACAAAGGCGACGCGTGCTCACAGCGGTAAAGCACCAATTCGTTATTGGGAAAAATTGAAGAAGGCACTGAAGGCGACCTTCCTTCCTCATAACTATGATCGACTACAATACACCAAATTTCAGAATTTGAAGCAAGGTCCTCGTTCAGTGGATGATTATGCCAAAGACTTCTACTTGATGCTTACAAGGATCAAAACTTACGACACTCCGGTTCAGCTAGGCTCACGGTTTATTGGCGGTCTACGTGCACAACTTCAGAACGCCTTGATACCGTTTTATCCTACTACAGTTGCTGAAGCTCATCGTCGAGCTGCGTCATTTGAGCAACAACAAAATCTGTTTCTTGGAACCCCTCTACTTCCCGTATGCGTACATCTGACCAACAAGTCTCGCCGCTACAGCGTGAGGATCAGTCAAAGTCAGAACCGCGCGCCACTGTGA
- the LOC104777900 gene encoding uncharacterized protein LOC104777900, whose protein sequence is MVMAKNRTKFYVAFLVVLIVVGSVLLTIEGRPVKDSSRSSTQLTDSSVFNGSVMSSFKPVESSVQDMSWLDTVKQSGPSPGVGHHRAKGYKMFGRAEDSGPSPGVGH, encoded by the coding sequence ATGGTGATGGCTAAGAACCGCACCAAGTTCTACGTAgcgtttcttgttgttttgatAGTGGTGGGATCTGTGTTACTAACCATTGAAGGACGACCGGTCAAGGATAGTTCGAGATCCTCGACCCAATTAACAGATTCATCTGTGTTCAATGGAAGCGTAATGTCCTCGTTTAAACCAGTCGAGTCTTCGGTACAAGATATGTCCTGGTTAGACACAGTGAAACAGTCCGGGCCAAGCCCAGGGGTTGGGCATCATCGAGCTAAGGGCTACAAAATGTTTGGACGAGCTGAAGATTCTGGTCCTAGTCCTGGTGTTGGACACTAA